One Robbsia sp. KACC 23696 DNA segment encodes these proteins:
- a CDS encoding PLP-dependent aminotransferase family protein, translated as MSATQSDTSGLAAGPALDASFFAAPFRHPVGSPIRELFPYLSRPGMISFAGGMPDPALFDGDGLQRAQEKAWKNKSACLQYGPTDGLPMLRAALASVMRARGVQCDESGIMVTSGSQQGLDLLLRVMVEPGDVILVEEPAYPATLQAIRLAQARVVSLAVDDDGLDIDALSARLAQWDRTLPEPKALYTVPTFSNPTGLTMSRARRIALLELAVKHRLLLIEDDPYSELRFSGDAVPSLLALSEEVPGSRDWIVHFSSLSKIVAPGMRIGWMLAPTEIMRRCSIARQTVDLCGPGWPQAVATAYLEDDACAAHLPRIIAAYRAKCDALASGLQAALGEQLTFSTPQGGMFLWGRVASGVDAAEVLKAAIEQGVMFVPGSAFYSDKADRSTVRLSFAMPSVEQIGEGVKRLALAVSQMA; from the coding sequence ATGAGCGCCACGCAATCCGACACTTCCGGCCTGGCCGCCGGACCCGCCCTCGACGCGTCCTTTTTTGCGGCGCCGTTCCGACACCCGGTTGGGTCGCCGATACGCGAACTGTTTCCCTACCTAAGTCGTCCCGGGATGATCTCGTTCGCGGGCGGCATGCCGGATCCGGCCCTCTTCGATGGCGACGGTCTGCAACGCGCGCAGGAAAAAGCGTGGAAAAACAAGTCGGCGTGCCTGCAATATGGCCCGACCGACGGATTGCCGATGCTGCGTGCGGCGCTCGCATCGGTGATGCGCGCGCGCGGTGTGCAGTGTGACGAAAGCGGCATCATGGTCACGTCTGGATCGCAGCAGGGTTTAGACTTGTTGCTTCGTGTCATGGTCGAGCCCGGCGACGTCATTCTCGTCGAGGAGCCGGCCTATCCGGCGACGCTGCAGGCCATCCGCTTGGCGCAGGCACGCGTCGTGTCGCTGGCCGTCGACGACGATGGTCTCGATATCGATGCCTTGTCCGCGCGATTGGCACAGTGGGATCGCACGTTGCCCGAACCGAAAGCGCTCTACACGGTGCCGACATTTTCGAATCCCACCGGTTTGACGATGTCGCGTGCGCGACGCATTGCCTTGCTTGAGTTGGCGGTCAAACATCGCCTGCTGTTGATCGAGGACGACCCGTATAGCGAGCTGCGCTTTTCGGGCGACGCCGTGCCGTCTTTACTGGCGCTGTCCGAAGAGGTGCCTGGATCGCGTGATTGGATCGTGCATTTCTCGAGTCTTTCCAAGATCGTCGCGCCCGGCATGCGCATCGGCTGGATGCTGGCACCGACGGAAATCATGCGTCGCTGTTCCATTGCGCGACAGACGGTCGATCTTTGCGGGCCCGGCTGGCCGCAGGCCGTCGCGACCGCTTATTTGGAGGACGATGCGTGTGCCGCTCATCTTCCGCGCATCATCGCCGCCTATCGGGCCAAATGCGATGCACTGGCGTCCGGCTTGCAAGCGGCATTGGGCGAGCAACTAACGTTTTCGACGCCGCAGGGCGGGATGTTCCTGTGGGGACGCGTCGCATCGGGCGTCGACGCGGCCGAGGTGCTGAAGGCGGCGATCGAGCAGGGCGTGATGTTCGTACCGGGCTCCGCCTTTTATTCCGATAAAGCGGACCGTAGCACCGTTCGTCTGTCGTTCGCGATGCCGTCGGTCGAACAGATCGGCGAAGGCGTCAAGCGCCTTGCACTGGCGGTGTCACAGATGGCATAA
- a CDS encoding TetR/AcrR family transcriptional regulator, with protein MKNETLSDATPPSRVRGVGRPRDVAVHRAILDAAYAILVEDGLSRFSIDAVAAKAGVARTTVYRRWPDKMKLMHESFLSAFAPTLTYADTDAPADDFRALVLSLARTLSGPNGRIAASVVALAQSDPQTQQMFLDDFSKPLRKRSTLVLQAGIDKQEFREDLNIARVLDAFVGAIYLRLLLGQPTGPQWANQLVDTLIEGSRRHGPR; from the coding sequence ATGAAAAACGAAACACTGTCCGATGCCACACCGCCTTCGCGCGTACGGGGCGTCGGGCGTCCGCGTGACGTGGCCGTGCATCGCGCTATTCTGGACGCCGCGTATGCGATTCTGGTGGAAGACGGATTAAGCCGATTTTCGATCGATGCCGTTGCGGCAAAGGCCGGTGTTGCGCGAACGACGGTCTACCGTCGCTGGCCGGATAAAATGAAGTTGATGCACGAGAGCTTCCTGAGCGCCTTTGCGCCCACGTTGACTTATGCGGACACCGACGCACCGGCGGATGATTTCCGCGCCTTGGTCCTGTCCCTCGCACGCACGTTGAGCGGGCCCAATGGCCGCATCGCGGCATCGGTCGTTGCACTGGCGCAAAGCGATCCACAAACGCAGCAGATGTTTCTGGACGACTTCTCCAAGCCGCTCAGGAAGCGCAGCACCCTCGTGCTGCAAGCCGGCATCGACAAACAGGAATTTCGAGAGGACCTGAATATTGCGCGTGTCCTCGATGCGTTCGTCGGCGCCATTTATCTACGCCTCTTGCTGGGCCAGCCAACCGGGCCGCAGTGGGCGAATCAACTGGTGGATACGCTGATCGAGGGATCTCGCCGGCACGGCCCGCGGTAG
- a CDS encoding alpha/beta fold hydrolase: MTTNDVESRVALHYIRTGPRGGTPLLFLHALGLDLSVWESQIAAFGADHDVIAVDLPGHGRTPQTDDAPRFAAFSDSLVQFLNGLDIAAVDVVGLSVGGMIAQTLAVRAPERVRSLTLVATSCTFPDPVRQNLRERAHYARDHGMAALAPLHVARWFPDAFRAVRPDLIDRLTKILLRQDNAFHAEMWAMVASLDVAQQLETVQCPVLVVAGQDDASASPAAGQRIVECAPDAALHVMPECGHFPPMEFPAAFNALLRAFLHRE, translated from the coding sequence ATGACGACCAACGACGTCGAATCGCGCGTGGCGCTCCATTACATCCGTACCGGGCCGCGCGGCGGAACACCGCTTCTTTTCCTCCATGCGCTGGGGCTGGATCTGTCGGTGTGGGAGTCGCAGATCGCGGCATTCGGCGCAGATCACGATGTCATTGCCGTCGATCTGCCTGGACATGGACGGACCCCGCAAACTGACGACGCACCGCGTTTTGCGGCATTTTCAGACAGTCTGGTGCAGTTCTTGAATGGATTGGACATCGCTGCCGTCGATGTCGTGGGATTGTCCGTGGGCGGGATGATTGCGCAGACGCTTGCGGTACGGGCGCCGGAGCGGGTGCGATCGCTGACCTTGGTCGCGACGTCCTGCACCTTTCCCGATCCGGTCCGTCAGAACTTGCGTGAGCGAGCACACTATGCGCGCGACCACGGCATGGCGGCGCTCGCACCTTTGCACGTGGCGCGGTGGTTCCCTGATGCTTTTCGCGCGGTGCGCCCCGACCTGATCGACCGTTTGACGAAAATACTTTTGCGTCAGGACAATGCCTTTCATGCCGAGATGTGGGCGATGGTCGCCTCGCTCGACGTGGCGCAACAGCTCGAAACGGTGCAATGCCCCGTGTTGGTTGTTGCCGGGCAAGATGATGCAAGTGCATCACCGGCTGCGGGACAGCGCATTGTCGAGTGCGCGCCCGATGCGGCCCTTCATGTGATGCCCGAGTGTGGGCATTTTCCGCCGATGGAGTTTCCGGCGGCATTCAACGCGCTGTTGCGCGCGTTTCTTCACCGCGAATAA
- a CDS encoding 8-oxoguanine deaminase, producing MTRSPRTLLVKNAHVVVTMDASRREIADGGLFIEGNRIVQVGPSADLPQHADEVLDLSGHLLMPGMINTHHHMYQSLTRAIPAAQDAELFGWLGSLYKIWANLTPEMIEVSTLTAMAELILSGCTTSSDHLYLFPNGSRLDDSIASAQQIGMRFHASRGSMSVGQKDGGLPPDALVESERFILEDTQRLIETYHDASRYAMLRVVVAPCSPFSVSRELMRDAAALARHYGVSMHTHLAENSNDVLYSREKFGMTPAEYAEDLGWVGPDVWHAHCVQLDAAGIALFARTGTGVAHCPCSNMRLGSGIAPLKAMRHAGVPIGLGVDGSASNDGAQMVSEARQALLLQRVAFGADALSAREALELATLGGAKVLNRDDIGVLAPGMAADFISFDLRHLHFAGALHDPVAALLFCAPSTVSTSVIDGKVVVRDGRITTIDLDRVVTRHNKLATQLSSRSH from the coding sequence ATGACCCGCTCGCCCCGTACGTTACTCGTCAAGAACGCCCACGTTGTCGTCACGATGGACGCATCGCGGCGTGAAATCGCCGACGGCGGGTTGTTCATCGAAGGCAATCGCATTGTCCAAGTGGGACCGAGCGCCGATCTGCCGCAGCACGCCGACGAGGTCCTCGATCTGTCCGGTCATCTGCTCATGCCGGGAATGATCAATACGCATCACCATATGTATCAAAGCCTGACGCGTGCGATTCCCGCTGCGCAGGACGCCGAGTTGTTCGGCTGGCTCGGCAGTCTTTACAAGATATGGGCGAACCTGACGCCCGAGATGATCGAAGTGTCGACGCTGACGGCGATGGCGGAACTGATCCTGTCGGGATGCACGACATCGAGCGATCATCTTTATCTCTTTCCAAACGGCAGCCGCCTGGATGACAGTATTGCTTCGGCGCAGCAGATCGGCATGCGTTTTCACGCGTCACGCGGAAGCATGAGCGTCGGGCAAAAAGACGGGGGATTGCCGCCCGACGCATTGGTGGAAAGCGAACGCTTCATTTTGGAAGACACGCAGCGGCTGATCGAGACGTATCACGACGCAAGCCGGTACGCGATGTTGCGCGTGGTCGTGGCGCCGTGTTCGCCTTTCTCCGTCAGTCGCGAACTGATGCGGGATGCCGCGGCGCTGGCGCGTCACTACGGCGTATCGATGCACACGCACCTCGCGGAAAACAGCAACGATGTGTTGTATAGCCGGGAGAAGTTCGGCATGACGCCGGCCGAATACGCGGAAGATCTCGGCTGGGTCGGCCCTGATGTGTGGCATGCCCATTGTGTGCAGCTCGATGCGGCCGGGATCGCCTTGTTCGCGCGTACCGGTACCGGCGTGGCCCACTGTCCGTGCTCGAATATGCGCTTAGGATCCGGTATCGCACCGCTCAAGGCAATGCGGCATGCCGGTGTGCCGATCGGGCTGGGCGTGGATGGCTCGGCTTCGAACGACGGCGCGCAAATGGTAAGCGAGGCGCGTCAAGCGCTGTTGCTGCAGCGTGTCGCCTTCGGGGCCGATGCCTTGAGCGCACGAGAGGCACTCGAACTGGCGACGCTCGGTGGCGCAAAGGTCTTGAATCGCGACGATATCGGCGTGCTTGCACCGGGGATGGCGGCCGACTTCATCTCATTCGACCTGCGTCATCTGCATTTCGCGGGCGCCTTGCACGATCCCGTTGCAGCGTTATTATTCTGCGCGCCGTCGACAGTTTCCACTAGTGTCATCGATGGCAAGGTGGTCGTACGGGACGGACGGATCACGACAATCGATTTGGATCGCGTGGTGACACGGCACAATAAACTGGCAACGCAGCTATCGTCGCGATCACATTAA
- a CDS encoding pentapeptide repeat-containing protein — protein sequence MSTTPITCETPAALRTHLSQGYRHFVKLAFAEGDLSNLDLSGCRFKDADLRACELSELSLQQAKLFEGAIISHEQAAQIMTAFGFVVA from the coding sequence ATGTCGACCACGCCGATCACTTGCGAGACGCCCGCGGCGTTGCGCACCCATCTCAGTCAGGGCTATCGCCACTTCGTCAAACTCGCTTTTGCCGAAGGGGATCTCTCGAATCTCGATTTGAGCGGCTGCCGCTTCAAGGATGCGGATTTGCGTGCGTGCGAATTGAGCGAATTGTCCCTGCAGCAGGCAAAGCTGTTCGAAGGCGCAATCATCTCGCATGAACAAGCCGCGCAGATCATGACCGCGTTCGGCTTTGTCGTGGCGTGA